Proteins encoded by one window of Aspergillus puulaauensis MK2 DNA, chromosome 4, nearly complete sequence:
- a CDS encoding thiamine pyrophosphate-dependent dehydrogenase E1 component subunit alpha (COG:C;~EggNog:ENOG410Q9DP;~InterPro:IPR034616,IPR029061,IPR001017;~PFAM:PF00676;~go_function: GO:0003826 - alpha-ketoacid dehydrogenase activity [Evidence IEA];~go_function: GO:0003863 - 3-methyl-2-oxobutanoate dehydrogenase (2-methylpropanoyl-transferring) activity [Evidence IEA];~go_function: GO:0016624 - oxidoreductase activity, acting on the aldehyde or oxo group of donors, disulfide as acceptor [Evidence IEA];~go_process: GO:0009083 - branched-chain amino acid catabolic process [Evidence IEA]) has product MLGRTYRAFAARPLAYGPQLFRASSSASNVGYPPIPFPGAPKSPLTTKMDFLEPSSITPLPTYHVMSSAEGRGPDVTNEQALEWYKNMLTVNIMDSIMFEAQRHGRLSFYMVSAGEEAVMIGSAAALTPDDVITCQYRETGVFLQRGFTLTDFMSQLAANHNDPGKGRNMPVHYSGKKKVNVHAVASTLATQIPHATGAAYALKLDAQEDPTRSPSVAACYFGDGAASEGDFHAALNVAAVKKCPIIFICRNNGFAISTPTSEQYIGDGIAVRGLGYGIPSIRVDGTDIFAVYEATREARRRALENGGQPVLMEFMSYRISHHSTSDDSMAYRDRSEVENWRTRHNPVTRLKVWLESKGLWNEEMDKEVRSSIRAAVLRELVEAEKLPKPKLSGIFDDVYAELTEEAEEQREEMMRLMTKYPEEYDINAHVDGIKGL; this is encoded by the exons CCCATTCCCGGGGGCTCCCAAAAGCCCCCTTACAACGAAGATGGACTTCCTAGAGCCTTCTAGTATTACTCCGCTACCAACATACCATGTTATGAGCTCGGCGGAAGGCAGAGGACCGGACGTTACGAATGAACAAGCTCTCGAATGGTATAAAAATATGTTGACAG TCAATATCATGGATTCAATCATGTTTGAGGCACAGCGCCATGGCCGTCTAAGCTTTTACATG GTTTCTgcgggcgaggaggccgTGATGATAGGTTCTGCAGCAGCATTGACGCCAGACGACGTGATAACATGCCAGTACCGAGAGACTGGAGTTTTCCTACAACGTGGGTTCACATTGACAGACTTCATGAGTCAGCTCGCTGCAAACCACAATGATCCCGGGAAGGGGCGCAATATGCCAGTGCACTACagtgggaagaagaaggttaaCGTG CACGCTGTTGCGTCTACCCTTGCAACGCAAATCCCACACGCCACGGGCGCGGCGTACGCACTGAAGCTAGACGCCCAAGAGGACCCTACACGGTCTCCCAGCGTTGCAGCGTGTTACTTTGGTGACGGGGCCGCTAGCGAGGGAGACTTCCACGCGGCTCTCAACGTGGCCGCTGTGAAGAAATGCCCTATAATTTTCATCTGTCGGAACAATGGGTTTGCTATATCCACACCAACAAGCGAACAATATATCGGCGACGGCATCGCTGTACGTGGACTTGGGTACGGTATACCTTCTATTCGAGTAGACGGAACAGATATCTTTGCTGTCTACGAAGCCACACGGGAGGCGCGGCGTCGGGCTCTAGAGAATGGCGGCCAGCCCGTTCTCATGGAGTTCATGAGCTATCGGATCTCACATCACAGTACTAGCGATGACAGCATGGCGTATCGCGACCGGAGTGAAGTTGAGAACTGGAGAACGCGGCACAACCCAGTTACCAGACTCAAGGTATGGCTAGAGAGTAAGGGACTTTGGAatgaggagatggacaaAGAAGTCAGATCAAGCATTCGAGCAGCAGTGCTTCGGGAGCTGGTTGAAGCAGAGAAGCTGCCAAAACCCAAGCTTAGTGGGATCTTCGATGATGTGTATGCTGAGCTGACAGAGGAGGCCGAAGAACAGCGGGAGGAgatgatgaggttgatgacCAAGTATCCAGAAGAGTACGACATCAACGCTCATGTGGATGGGATCAAAGGTCTGTAG